The following are encoded together in the Humulus lupulus chromosome 5, drHumLupu1.1, whole genome shotgun sequence genome:
- the LOC133779619 gene encoding uncharacterized protein LOC133779619: MHKILFEEKYKPSIENQRSLNTAMKEVVRAEVLKLLNVGIIYAISYSSWVSLVQVVPEKQEDDNVSENECGPLDPNMQYSHDMMRYIVQQNTITHNYLAARGEYEHNQVDQLNFLVAQWTLNRGQNNYFSYPPSFDGMQDQPPPPPY, from the coding sequence ATGCACAAGATTCTGTTTGAAGAGAAGTACAAGCCCTCCATTGAGAATCAAAGGAGCTTGAACACAGCCATGAAAGAAGTGGTGAGGGCAGAAGTTTTGAAGTTGTTAAATGTTGGGATTATTTATGCTATTTCTTATAGTAGTTGGGTTAGTCTTGTGCAAGTTGTACCCGAGAAACAAGAGGATGACAATGTTTCAGAGAATGAATGTGGTCCACTTGATCCTAATATGCAATACTCGCATGACATGATGCGATATATTGTCCAACAAAACACAATAACTCATAATTATTTGGCTGCCCGGGGGGAATATGAGCATAATCAGGTTGATCAGCTCAATTTTTTGGTGGCTCAATGGACATTGAACAGAGGACAAAATAATTATTTCTCTTATCCTCCTTCGTTTGATGGGATGCAAGACCAACCACCACCTCCTCCTTATTAG
- the LOC133779618 gene encoding serine/threonine-protein kinase BSK5-like: MTLSDTRKCGLQLWNVVAGSSEWKTYTPSHALDLIRGKNFLMLMDSALEGNFSNDDGTELVRLASRCLQYEARERPNAKSLVTSFMSLQKETENTSAKSEEQSNNVQANQPTTKTSAQWMAN; the protein is encoded by the exons ATGACTTTA AGTGACACCAGAAAGTGTGGTTTACAGCTTTGGAATGTTGTTGCTGGATCTTCTGAGTGGAAAACATATACCCCTAGTCAT GCACTTGATCTAATCCGTGGCAAGAATTTTCTGATGCTTATGGATTCTGCTCTAGAGGGTAATTTTTCAAATGATGATGGAACTGAACTTGTGCGTTTAGCTTCCCGCTGTTTGCAGTATGAAGCACGTGAGAGACCAAATGCAAAGTCTCTTGTCACTTCTTTCATGTCTCTTCAGAAAGAAACAGAG aatacatctgCTAAGAGTGAGGAGCAATCAAACAATGTTCAAGCAAATCAacccacaacaaagacaagtgcacaatggatggcgaattga